Within Palaemon carinicauda isolate YSFRI2023 chromosome 14, ASM3689809v2, whole genome shotgun sequence, the genomic segment agaaccctggggacGGGTCCTCCACTACTTCTAGGGCTCCCTTGTTcagcatggctgacacctcctcctgtaatgctgccttcttcaaggggtcctCGGGTGCCAGTCAATCCGCTCGATGATCGGGGATCAGAGGGGACGGCTCCGTCAGGAAGGGGACCCTGGATCCCTCCTTCTGGACTGCTACGGACCATGGTTCcgccccgttgtcccgccatgcttgccaaaaatgctTCGGCAGGAGAGGGGGTCCTCccttcctacctccttctggagagCGGCTTGAACGGTCTGTCCTAGAGCTGGAGTACttaggcctaaaggaggcctgaAGGGTAGAACTTcctatatgggggggggggagtcgatTGCTGCAAGGTTGACGAAGGGGTCTCTCCTCGACTGGGACGTAGGAGGGTGGGACCCTTCTGGTACAACCCTCCTGTGAGAGGGCCGTCTCACGGCTGAGTGTCTGGGGTCTGCTGTTTCTTTTAGACTCTGGACTCTCTCCATAGTCTCCTCTACCGCTTTCAGGGGGAAGATGGAATTGCCCCACACTGGCGAATTCCTCAAACACTTTGCCTCTCATTCGGGGAGCTTACGGGACAGCTTGTTGAGGATTGTAACCCTCCTCCGCAGCACCCAATTGCCTGTCTTGAGTGAGAGACTGGAAGGTGAGGAATTTCATAGCCTTTTCCCCCCAGTGTATAAGTTCCGGAAGTAGAGCCTGGTTCTCCGGAACTGTCAGATCGCGAGACAGCTGGCATCTCGCCAAACATAcaggcccaccagtctagccaagaagTCACTCTGACAATGTCCTGCGCCGTATCTTCCATCATGGATTCCTCGGCCGGAGAGAAGCACACAGGGGCAGAGACGGTCCTATCTTCGGTGTTGCCTTGGTTGAGGGAGGCTACTGCTGCCTCTACTGTACGGGGCCCCGAGTGCTGACCGTCGCGGACGTAGAACCATTTCTGGGTCCTCAAACCCGGAAGTAACTTGAAGGACCCCCGGGCCGTGAGGGAGTTCACCTGTCCCGCGACGTACCTGTCGACATGCTCCCTACTGAGCTTGACATCAGGAGCTAAGGGGAGGGTCAAGGATGGCTTCTGATGGACAGGATTATCCAACATCCTCCCCAACCCCGAGAGCCAAGCCTGCTCCATCGACGGCTTTGGTTCGTCCAGGCGATGAGGACGCCTGATGAGGGCCAGACCCTTCCTGTAGGAAGACACCTCTTCTGACGTACAGTCTCCGACGTCTATCAAGCCATCGACCACCTGGTCCTCTGCGCCGTGTGCATCGGCGAGCCCGGATGGGTCCATGTGGGAGGCTACGTCTTCCTCTTCAGGGTGAACCGATGGGGCAGGTCATGGGTCATGGGTCTACCTCCGCTCGGGGAGAGCCGTGGGGCATGGGTTCCACGATGCACCACCGGGTATTAAGAGCGCTTTAGCTGAGCTGCCATGGTACCAGGTACGTAAGAAGAGCTGCCAAGCCGACACAGCGGCTCTCCCTGCTGGGTGGATGGACCCGGTGACTTGGCGACGGCTTCAACCGGCATGGAGGTCGAGCGGTCGACAAGTGTGGGCATAGGGGCGGCTCCAGAGGCCGAGGAGGCAGACACTGGAGCGGCAGAGGCCCTGATCGACCCGCTATGGGGGGAAAACTGCCTGAGCCCACCTGTCCTTGGAAGGGCACCTGTGCTTGCTCTTTCTCTTCAATGATTTTGATTTCTTCCTGTTAGGGCCTGACCGGGAACGAGACTTCGACTTACAGGACCTCTTCAGCTTCCTTCTCTCCTTCCGGGAGTCGTCATCTTCCGATGATGAGGAGTCGTACGACGACGCTGAGGAAGAGGGAGAAGAGCTGGAGGAGGAGCTGGCCGAGTCCGCCGTCACTGATGCAGGGTCTTGGCGTTGTTCTATCAGCGTGAAGGGCTGCATGAAATCAGGCGGGAGCGTTGACGACGGCGCCGGTGGAGTCCATAGGGCTTTCCTTGATGCGAACCACCCGTCAAACTCCTCTTCCCGACGCATTGGCAATCTAAAGGGCGTCCTTGGTGCCATCCAGACGATAGAATCGGGGTCTGACAAACCTGTCGGCTGCCTCTCTTTGTCTGCGTCTCCCCCGGGCGCTGCGGTAACTGAAACACCTTGCCACGATGCAGGGGAAGGAGCTGTAGCAGTCTTCCCCCATACCGGGTCTTCGGTAGAGATGGGTCCTGCAGGCACCAGGGCCTCTGTCTCCCGAACACACAACCGACCCCCCAAAACATGCCTGCGACACAACAACAGTCCTCAAATCAATAAAATCAGACTCATGGGAaacggcaatgggccgcttccccgcaacggacttacctcgtcccctactcaggGTAGGGAAGGAGACGGGGAACCTCTCTCCGAAGGGGTGGCAGGAGAAACCAAAGGGGAAGCGGCGCTTACCTCCTTAGGGGACCGCTTCGCcgccgccttcttcttctttgtggtgTACAGGGCCCACTGGACTTCGAACCAGGCTGCACACTCCGGACACATGGCTGACGGGGAACAAATACTGCCCCTGCACGAGGAGCACAGCGAATGAGGGTCTACCTCAGGCTTCGACAGCCACGCACCACAGGACTTACCAGccttaggcccggggcaacgacgttGGGATTCCATAATACAACACAAGgaacaccaagcaacacaagacACTGGGAAAGGAGGTGGATAAAAGGGGGCACAAAGGAATGGGAAAACACGAGGGAACCACGTGGTAACACaaagggtcggacgggatgtgagagagcggcgagatgtaatCAGCGCCTCAACCAGaagcttactgacgaccgagacctaggtccatgctctcgcactttgacccgggtcgcctcagggcgagtatccaccTGCCACGGAGGGACcccactagagaaaacggagatagtggaaactacacaaaaatctggtcgattgggaggagaatcccagatactcctaagaaagtagttcgaggtaagtactcagtgttggaacaaaaAATAATTCACATACAAGAACAAAAAGTACCTAAGTAGAAATATGCAGCATTGCACTGCAAAACTTAGAAACCTACCTGTCTTAAGTTTCCCTTGCCATCAATGATGAACAGGCCTCTGAATGCAATGCCATCCTCTTCCTTAAGGACCCCATAGCTCCTTGCAATGTCCATAGATTTGTCAGCCAAGAGAGGAATATTCATTTCACCCAAACCACCTTCCTTGCGTGGGGTGTTGATCCTGAAAAGTATGAAATTGCCCAATACAATTTGTTCAatgaaaaatactttaaatttctttaatagcaGTCATCAGACAACAACAAAAGTTTAAAAAGTAAGACTAACACGAAAAGTGCTGTACAATGAACAGTTGAAAATTGGCTAACAATACCCTGTATAAAACATTACTGGGGACTAAAAGCATACTGTACTTTATATCTAACTTGTCACAAAAGTACTGAACTTACCAAGCAAGATGAGAAAAGTGAGAATCTGTTGAGCATGCGATCACTTCACAGTTAATATCTCTGAACTCTTTAGCTCTGTCTGAGAAGGCAATTATCTCTGTGGGACAGACGAAGGTGAAATCCAAGGGGTAGAAGAAGAAAACAACATATTTCCCCTGGTAATCGGCAAGTGAGATCTCCTTAAACTGGCCATCAACAACAGCTGTTCCCTTGAAAACTGGAGCAGGTTTTGTGATAGCTGGGACTTGGTTGCTCATGGTTGATTTGCTGCCTTCTTTCTGAagggaaaatgaagataattaTGGTTGTTgtaaatatattccttaaaataacTTCTGTAATTCACAACTTCAATAGGTGGTCAAATCTTgagaaaaactaaataaaaagtaatacCCCAAAAGTAAAAAGATAAGCAATCCAACACTCAGACAATGCAAACCATGATTAGAAACGAAAATACTGCACATGCTATATATCttcatacaaaataaaatatattacacaATGTATGACTATATTCTTAATCTAAGCCAAAGTTAACAATAGTGAAGTCACTTATAGATCTGCTAGTCCAAAAATAACTGAATGCCAGCAGTGCACATAAATTTGCTGTAACTGCAGTTACAATAAAAAACTAATCTCAAATTTATGTATTTGCTATAACTGCAGTCATGCAAGGGCAAAAATATCAGGAACAAGAGCAGTGCATATAAATTTGCTATACTGTAACAGCAGTTGcacaataaaaattcaatttcaaattaCTTCAcaggaaaataacaaaatatacttTCAGTAAACTCTGTGCCCAATAATAACAGTGCATTACGAAGCATACATGAATCTGACTTCTAGCCTTTTAAGGTTAATTATCTCTCGCACTAGAGCCTTTATTAATTAACTTGACAAGATACAAATAATACTGGCATAACATTACTTTGCACTTTATATTAATACATGGGTCAAGTTTCAATATCCTTACAAAATGTTCAACTTTTTTTCCATTCCTCTAAATACTCATCAGTTATGAGGAGACAATGAAAAATACCATATGTGACCAATAAGGCAGTCTCCGAATTAAACTAACATTACCAGAATTAAACTAACATTACCAGAATTCCCTAAATAAAACTAAATGCTTACTGTAACAGGACCTAGTTTTATGAAAACCTACCAAGGGCTCATCAAGTACATTGAATTCCCTGTAATAGTCTTTCAAACCTGATGTAACACAGAGAGAGGATTCCAGATATCTCAATTTTTCTTCCTCTATATCCTCTACCATATCCACAAACTCAAACATAGCATCCAACTGATCTTTGCTC encodes:
- the Prx2 gene encoding peroxiredoxin 2 isoform X2 — encoded protein: MNEEPPTKKRKTLYEQSFNDERLEDEHFKDRLMKGFGNGKKEGSKSTMSNQVPAITKPAPVFKGTAVVDGQFKEISLADYQGKYVVFFFYPLDFTFVCPTEIIAFSDRAKEFRDINCEVIACSTDSHFSHLAWINTPRKEGGLGEMNIPLLADKSMDIARSYGVLKEEDGIAFRGLFIIDGKGNLRQATINDLPVGRDVDETLRLVQAFQFTDEHGEVCPAGWKPGAKTMKADPTGSKEYFQSEN
- the Prx2 gene encoding peroxiredoxin 2 isoform X1, with the translated sequence MVRNRPSVVVDGQKQTTIAWLVTFTPPNPNSTSNFVWTVKELKPKKEGSKSTMSNQVPAITKPAPVFKGTAVVDGQFKEISLADYQGKYVVFFFYPLDFTFVCPTEIIAFSDRAKEFRDINCEVIACSTDSHFSHLAWINTPRKEGGLGEMNIPLLADKSMDIARSYGVLKEEDGIAFRGLFIIDGKGNLRQATINDLPVGRDVDETLRLVQAFQFTDEHGEVCPAGWKPGAKTMKADPTGSKEYFQSEN
- the Prx2 gene encoding peroxiredoxin 2 isoform X3, whose amino-acid sequence is MATLHLISAVTPRRPPENESVLRTEPLQQHVHHISLKEGSKSTMSNQVPAITKPAPVFKGTAVVDGQFKEISLADYQGKYVVFFFYPLDFTFVCPTEIIAFSDRAKEFRDINCEVIACSTDSHFSHLAWINTPRKEGGLGEMNIPLLADKSMDIARSYGVLKEEDGIAFRGLFIIDGKGNLRQATINDLPVGRDVDETLRLVQAFQFTDEHGEVCPAGWKPGAKTMKADPTGSKEYFQSEN